Within the Setaria viridis chromosome 3, Setaria_viridis_v4.0, whole genome shotgun sequence genome, the region ATTGCTGCTAACACTAACACAAGCTGGGCAAAGCCTTGgagagcagcggcagcaggactCCTCAGGATTTGCAGGCAGCTGGTGCAACTCTGCAAGAGAGACTGAATCCGGATATTGCGAATGCAGTCTTTGGTCGGAAAATTGCTTGCCTTTTGTAATCACAGTCATCGACCTGTTGTTGGCGCGGTGGCGGCACCATGGAATGGAACTGTTATGTACCTCGGTATGGGCTGGGCCACAAGACACGCAAGCAAGAAGGCGGCAGCACCAGGAGAAGAGGCATCGAACATATTCGAAGCAAGAACTGGTCTTATCTTCCTCCTAGGAAGTCTTTGTCTCGCTGTACCTGCTGCTGCTATTGTTGCCTCTTATCTCTGATTCCTTGATCTCTGCCTCTAATTCGGCAATTCCCCTCAGTTTGTACCCTAATCTGTAGCCGATTTACCCATAATCAATTAGTGGTTGTGATTTGGCGGTCGAGATTTGAGATGCATCAATTTTATCTCTCTTGCATTTGCCATCTCCTGTTGACCGTGTACATGTATCACATCTCTCTGAGTCTGCCGTGGGGGGCGATGAAGCCAGCAAAGCATACAGGGTTTCCGTAAAAAGGGAAAGGAATGGAAAACTGCAGCAATGAATGATTCAAAACACATACTACACAAGTATGTATAATAACGAGATTTTGAGATTGAAACGGGGAGACATTAGTATCCGGCAAATTGCAGGGAAATCTTAATCGGACAACAAGTAGAGTGAGTGGTTCATTGCTAACAGGGAAGGAATGCTGCAGCCAGGCAGGAGGAGATGTCACTCTGATTAGTCTgccgtggagggcggcggctgGTCGCCGTCGGCCTGCTGCGACTGGAGCGGCGGGAGGAGCTGCGACTTGCGGCGGGTGTCGCGGGGTGGGAGCGGGATGGCGACGAAGTGCTTGGTCTTGGAGATGGGGCGGGAGCTGCGGAGCTCCACGACGTCGCCGACCTTGAACTGGTTCTCCGGGTCGTGCGCCTGGTACTTCTTCTTGATGCGCTCCCGCCGCTTGTACTTGGGGTGCGGCGCCAGGCGCACCACCTCCACGCCCACCGTCTTGTCCGCCTTGGTCGTCACCACCCGCCCCGTCAGCTGCTTCGCCGCCTCGATCCGGAGGAGCCCCACCGGCCGGCACCCCTGCGGCTGCTGCGGGGAGGGCGAgacccgcagcggcggcggggagacgACGAAGGGGGAGCTCAGCAGCATTCTCTCTCTCCTTGTCAATCACCGGgagcggagaggggagagagatgGAGGGAGGATAAGCCCCTGTTGTTTCCCCAGGTGCTCCTAAAATTGgaacatcgaatatttagatagcATTagatatagattaattacaaaattaattggttagatggagattaatttgggagatgaatctattaagctaattatttcatgatttgacaatatggtgctacggtaaacatgtgctaataatggattaattagaattaataaattcatctcgggAATTAACTTTTaattagttctcctaattaatcTTCAAATATTAGATGTAAcagatgtgatatgaattttagtccggaagATCCAAACGCCGACTTTTCCTTTTTGCATCTTCCTTTTATCTCCTTGCTTTCCCGGCCAACCAGCTTACCTTCCCTGGCCGGCCCACCCGGCCATCTAGGCCTGCTACCGCGCCCCGCTTACCAGGCCGCCTTCGGCCCAAAGCTAACCTGCCGGCCCGCTTGTCTCCCGCAGCTGCAGCAGGCCGCCTTTTCCCTTCTGGCCAGCAGGCTGCCTTTACTTCTAGCGAAGCAATAGCTAGCTTCTGCCCTCGTTCTTATGCACTCGCTTCTCAGCTTCATGTCCTCCACCTCCAGTTTCCATTAAGAGCACCGcccgctccacctcctcgagcTCCCCTCATCTCAGCAGCCACACATACACGGCGCGCCACCGCCAGCACCTCGCCAGTGCGCACCCGTTCTTCCATCCTCGCCGCGCGCGTCCTCATCCCTCAGCTACATACTGCCGGATTCGACCAAGCTCGCGCCGACGTTCCCGCTCGTCGAGCTCCGCGCGCTCCTCGACGAACAGTCGGGCGATTTCTCGTGCTGGATCCCTGCAAGGCGAGCGTCGACGACGCGGGAGGACGGGAGGTGGTACCTGACAAGTAGCAGCATGACCCGCTGAGCAGCTTCAGAGTTGAGATGGGTGCTGCGCAACAAGACATAACCGAAGGAACaagatggtggtggcggcctcATCTGGTCTGTGGAGATATAATGTTGCAATCaatatttcttttttgtgtTGCGCTACATCATTTTTCGTACCGCGATAGGTGATTTTCAATGTTGCAGAAAAACTAATCAAGATATGGTTATAGCTGTTTTCTGATGTTGCAACAAGGATGCTTTTGTTCTATTAGTATTTTCTCAATGTTGCACAAGGTGTTCTGGTGTTCTAAGAAGTTTCAAATGTATGCATCTTGCAACATTGTTGTTCGTTGGACTTGTATCGGCATGTGCTGTTGAGATGTACTCGTAATCATGTTATCCTTTCTATTTCTCTCTCTGTTTCTGTGTTGTATGGATTTATACTATCTGAGATAGTGATTCACATGTGATAGTCTTCCTGGGACTATCACCAAGGTACGTAGACTTGAATTCTTAGTTTGTTTTGGGAATTTAGTCCGTTTCACCATCTTTCTCTCTTACTAGTGGGGGAGCGCTTGCCCTCCTCTCCCCCGTCTCAAACGGCCACCAACTCCGTAGCCGGTGCCTAGTCACAGGACGCTAccactctcctttttttttcctttgtccAAAACCTCACATTGCGCAGCAGCGGAGGAGACAGAGattgtaatattccaaaaatttgaaatattatCATGGTTGCAATTTTCTCAAAATTTAAAACACTTTGTGTATGAATGTGTGCAAGTTTGCAAATCAAGCTATCTCTCTCCTAAATTCTAATTTCGATTATGTGTGGTTCGATTTGGAGTTATGatccctagggcgccccacccctctagggtccctgacgggcctctaggtccgaggcccattaatacttctaaacctaatccaattcagatcatatccgaattgggcttccatcccTTTAAGTgcgtgaccctataggttcatatgcgtatagacatggtccgagtactcttactcgactaatagttagtagcggcctctagcaagacgtgctaactcctatacgcacacgaagatcgtatcagacgaaccatcacaacatcacgtacatgctattccttttgcctcacgatatttggtctagctccaagccgaccactctttctcgatgctatgattcggaatccctttctaggttaactcttaacctcacgtagcatgtccatgcatttttggatctgatcactcgagggacccagagatatctctctcaaatagagaggggcaaattccatcttgactgaccatgcctcacagcatgcttcttgacaaacccgaaagctacctttattactacccagttacggtgtagcgtttgatagcccctaagtaagtcgatccacatattgagtacatgcgatagtctcaggtctaaggacaaagcgtacaccttgtgtaaagagagaactatgtaactcgtgttgggcctagcacatgtctctacacatgcccacattattagtttgacatctccatgtccatgacttgtgaaacagagtcatcaactaatacagctagtctaatattcatatgtgtcctcacatgaactccgactagggacaacttttagaataaccatacaagtaaagagtttcacacacaattcacataattgcaaatcaattcaagtagcctttaatggatattcaaggaacacaatataagaCATGGATACAAAGGAATATCATCATGTCTATAATTACCTCTAGGGCACACCTCCAACACTAAGCATACTACAACTGTATGTCCTTGTGATGCTGCAGCACGTGCCATCGATTCCATTTAACATCCGCGACACCACTGCTAAGCTAGCCATCTCAAGGATGCACGTCTGGGTCGTGCTCAAGCCATTGCACTTGTATTACTCGGAGAGCAGCGCATTCCGGTGATAGTACTTGCTAACCGTTTCACCACAGACGCCACCGGATGCATGACCCGAACAATGTTACACGCAAGGTGATGCTCTTCTTCCGGGACACCGACGGGTACTTTGCCGGCTTTCAGCGTTGGTGGTTGTGTGGCCTGACGACAGTCTACAAGAGAACTAGGGGCGAAGATTCTTATTCAACGATCTTGTCGACGACAAGGAGGTTCCAACATTCTTGCATCCCGTGAAAATGGGCATTGGATTGTCTCTGACAAAGGGTAAGGATGCAGTTTCATTCATCCATACATATTGATTTGATTTGCCCCCATGCATGTTTTTTGATGTTTTGTTATAATATCGACTGAATTAGTAATATGCGCTGTGCAGAGACTCTCCAAGCCCCGAGGCTATAGCTGACCTCTCCAACACGCTGGtcggatttgaagatcaagtaTACATCCACAACAACAGGACAATCAAAGAGGTGAGAGGATTGACTCCAACCTTGGAAGATGACTTGAAGATAGCCGTCAGCAGGATCATCATTGTGTTCTGCGAGGCTATGAGATTGAGATCCATCTACCTCCTCACCCACGCCGGGCTTGGCGGCCATGAGTACACAACCCCCGTTCACCTAATGAACCTCCTGCGCTCATGTGGGAAGTTGTCAGATTACATGCTGAGGATGAGGAGGCAAGGGAGCATGGACCTCAACAATGAGCTAGGTCCAATCAGTGCTAACTTGTCATCCTAACACTGACCCTCAGTGATTTGATTGGTCAAATGGGGAGCTCACGTTGTGCAAGATTGAGGTAGTACGAAAAATCAACCCAAAGAACTTGAGCAATCGTTTAGCTGAGCGAGGAGGACCAACTTCCCAAACCTAGCTTTGAGAAGTATATTCAAAATCTTAGGGATCTTTGCTGCAAATAGACTTAAAACTAAGTTAAGCTGCAAGTAAATTTATAGTATAGTAAGTTAAGAAGGGGGCTCAACAGaaacgacaacgacgacgacaacaacaataataatGGTATCTCGATTATCATTTTTATCTATCAGTCAGGTTCTTGTCTAGCACATAGCACCTATAAAGAGAACTCTGCCAAATTGAAAGGGGGCAAGGGATGCAACCAAACATCCATATTTTTGTTGCTAAGCTTGCTGGGTGAAGTACCTAAATTAAAAATTAGTCCTCAGTTGCAGGATTTAGCGAGCAAAAACAGATATCGCGTGTTCCATGTATCCCTAAAACACCTAGACTAGGCGGCAAAGAAGCGGTTGGACCCCTCTTCTTCTGAGGAGTCCTCTGCTACCATCTTGGTGAAACCGGACTCTTCTTCTGAGTCCACCTCTGCTACTATCTTGTCCGACACCGACTTGGTTTTCACTGGAAAACGCACCCTCTCCTCTTCCGTAGTAGCCGAAAGATTCGACTCGACGTCGACCATCGCTGATCGATTGGAATTCAAACCCTAGGTCGTGTGGTCTCCCTCTCGAAGCGATTGGAATTCAAACCCTAGGTCGTGTGGTCTCCCTctcgaagaggaggaaggacaaCCACAATAAGGATGAGTTTGGGAGGGCTTCTCGCCGAGCGCTCCGCATGCAAAGGCAGAGCTCTTTCCACCATGCAACCCCAGAACGGCTCCTACTACTCCTACCCAGAAGCAGCTCCGGCACCGTGACCGTTTGGTGCAGCTCCAGCTTCACCGTGCCGGGCGCCCGTGCGTTGAAACAGTTGCAACTAATAAACGCAACTAAAAGGAATTATGGGAAAGTTGCAactaataaaagaaaagaaaagcgaTTAGAAACAGTTGCAGGAAAGACGCAGCACAAGAGACCTGATCAATCATCATTTATTATGGGGCACGCGAATGAATTGATACAACCCTTCCTGTCAAACAAATCCTACACCTAAACCACAAATTACACGCTACAAAACCTTTTGTGTTTGCCGCGGGGGAGGAAGAGGGTTTGCCAGTGGAATgacaaaaaaacaaaaccaagtcCACTGACTCGACCAACCAACAAATAcaaatctcatcatcctcacCTGTCGTTCGTGCTAGGTAAATAAAATATTCTTTTACCCCTACACTTCTATGCCCCCTAAACTCTCTGGATGGAAATGCTGTGCTGTGTATACAATGGAGTAGGCAGCCGGGCACAGGAAGCCAACACATGTAATAAAATGCATCATCATCACACACTCACAGGCAAGACATACAGGCAGGCTTGACCAACCCAGTCTAGTCTCATGGCTCTTTTGGCTCCTCTGTCTCCGCGGTATGTAATGCTTGAATGAATCACAACCACCTTAGCTTCTCAGGTGCTTTGCCACCATGCATCATACTCCATATCGAGCTAATCTCTGCACAACTGCTGGTTCTAGGGTGGCCATGCACTGCTCCCACCCACCGTTTCCAAGCAGCTACATACACCACAGCCAATTACCACCATCAGTCGCCGCATAATGAGACTGCAAATGAGTGCAAAGAGGCCAGCTTTACCTGCTTGTAGCCATATAGAATCTGGCACACCTCGTTGTGAAGACCTTCACTTTTTATCTCCTGCACACGCATCAAACAAGTGCACATTGGATTCAATAGGGCTACAGGtgacacacaaaaaaaaatcccagaTCTAATGAAAATCACAACTCACAGTCCAACTTGCACAGGCCTGGCAGATGTAAGCCAGTGAACCCACAGCTCCTGAAGGGTTTGCTGCCACCTGGTATGGGAAGACtatttcagaagaaaaacacCCAGATAAAGAATGAAACCATAATCAGGAGGCGTAGACGTACCATTGCGCACAGGCCATGAAAAGCATCCTCTTTCTCAAAATCATCTCTAATCCTGGATTAGACCAAAGAAACAAGTTTCATACATCATGCAACAAAAAGCATAGATAGACACTTGAAAACCACATTCTTCCTTCTCCACTCTTTGGTTGTACTACAAAAACTCCAGAAAATGGGTACTTACATGCACAAGGCACGGCACCACGCTTGCATGAAATGGTCCATATGAGGGGCCATGATGTCTGGACAGACCCAGCTAAGCCTCCCAAGAGTGATTGCACTATTTTCAATAAGTGACTTGTTCAACCCCTGTCgatgtgaagaaaagaaatctaTCCATTTAGCTGGAATCTAACACAATAACATGATACATCAGACCTTAAAAAACATTCACCTCTGGAGATTTTAGAATGGGAATCAAACAAGTAACAACTGAGATCACCACAGGTTCGATTTCTTTGCCAATCTGGAAACAAAAAATCAGTCACATATGTGTACTAAGAGCACACAAGGAAACGAGCTCTGTGGTGGGCCAGTGCACAGCAACTTATAAGTGACATGTACCAAGAGGAGACCCATGCCAAACTACTTTAACTTTAGCAGCTGTAAGGTATTTTGTGTCTTGAAAAAGAATTTAGTTCACCTGGGTTAAGCCAAAAGGTATAAAAGTACGCACTAACCTTGATTGCCAATTCACCAATAGCCCAACAAGCATTGTTAGCTACTGAGACAGCATCCTTCACGGATTGAGGGTTCTGCAGCAAAGTTATGTGTGAGGCATCAACATTATGATAATAACAACAACAAATAGACCACAGAATATGCTTACCAGTTGCTTAGCTGCAACAGTAAGGAATTCTTGAAGGCGTGGCTGCAAGTGTATTGGGCAAACCTAGTACAACAAAGACGGTTGAATATTTAATAAGGTAAAAGATTATATCGATATATGAACTATGGTGATTTGCAGTCAACCCTAGAAAGGtctccaagaagggcaagaGCACTTTGTCGAACATCAGCTGCCTCATCCATGCAGCATTGCAAAAGTAGATCTCTCAAATTGCTCTGTGCAACCTACAACAAAATAAAGTTGGCATATATATGTATCAAACTACTGCTGATTTTGCACTAATTTTTAAGTATCTAATAAGCAAACAGAGGACAATCAATATTCAGAATAATTATCCTTTAAAAGGTGATAGGATCATGGTCACACTTCATCTGGCCCTGAACCCAAACAGCACAACCATGCCGGGCCGCTGCACCACAACGCCAAGGAGACACAAGGAACTTTTTTCCATTTCTTGCTTAATGAGAGCA harbors:
- the LOC117848823 gene encoding small ribosomal subunit protein uS17c; protein product: MLLSSPFVVSPPPLRVSPSPQQPQGCRPVGLLRIEAAKQLTGRVVTTKADKTVGVEVVRLAPHPKYKRRERIKKKYQAHDPENQFKVGDVVELRSSRPISKTKHFVAIPLPPRDTRRKSQLLPPLQSQQADGDQPPPSTAD